The Pseudophryne corroboree isolate aPseCor3 chromosome 2, aPseCor3.hap2, whole genome shotgun sequence genome has a segment encoding these proteins:
- the LOC135050361 gene encoding oocyte zinc finger protein XlCOF7.1-like, with translation MSLTRAKTHLCSECDKSFRCKSELLLHQRTHTGEKPFKCSECSKCFSRESVLVTHQKSHTGEKPFKCSECSKCFSNKSALVIHQRCHTGEKPFKCSECSKCFPLKSVLVMHQRSHTGEKPFKCSECSKCFSYKSALVGHQRIHTGEKPFKCSECSKSFSLKQHIIIHQRSHTGEKLFKCSECSKWFSCKSALVIHQSSHTGEKPFKCSECSKCFSGKSQLASHQRSHTGEKPYKCSECSKCFSIKSHLVIHQRSHTGEKPFKCSECSKCFSGKSHLTSHQRSHTGEKPYKCSECSKCFSCKSHLVSHQRSHTGEKPFKCSECSKCFPYKSALVSHQRSHTGEKPFKCSECSKCFSGKSALVSHQSSHTGEKPFKCSECSKCFSQKPALVIHQMIHTGEKPLKCSECSKCFSCTPHLISHQRRHTGEKPFKCSECSKCFPRKSALVVHQRNHTGEKPLKCSECSKCFSQKSHLISHQRIHTGEKPFKCSECSKCFSDKSALVVHQRIHTGEKPFKCSECSKCFSDKSKLVSHQWRHTGEKLFKCSECSKCFSHKPGLVIHQRSHTGEKPFQ, from the coding sequence ATGAGTCTGACCAGGGCAAAAACACATCTGTGCTCAGAGTGTGACAAAAGCTTTAGATGTAAATCAGAACTTCTCTTACATCAgaggactcacacaggagagaaaccatttaaatgttctgaatgcagcaagtgtttttcccgtgAGTCGgtgcttgttacacatcagaagagtcacacaggagagaaaccatttaaatgttctgaatgcagcaagtgtttttccaatAAGTCagcgcttgttatacatcagaggtgtcacacaggagagaaaccatttaaatgttctgaatgcagcaagtgttttcccCTTAAGTCAGTGCTTGTTatgcatcagaggagtcacacaggagagaaaccatttaaatgttctgaatgcagcaagtgtttttcctatAAGTCAGCGCTGGTCggtcatcagaggattcacacaggagaaaaaccgtttaaatgttctgaatgtagTAAGAGTTTTTCCTTAAAGCAACACAttattatacatcagaggagtcacacaggagagaaactatttaaatgctctgaatgcagcaagtggttTTCCTGTAAGTCAGCGCTGGTCATTCATCAGAGCAGTcatacaggagagaaaccatttaaatgttctgaatgcagcaagtgtttttccggtAAGTCACAGCTTGCCagtcatcagaggagtcacacaggagagaaaccatataaatgttctgaatgcagcaagtgtttttccattAAGTCACATCTTGTCattcatcagaggagtcacacaggagagaaaccatttaaatgttctgaatgcagcaagtgtttttccggtAAGTCACATCTTACCagtcatcagaggagtcacacaggagagaaaccatataaatgttctgaatgcagcaagtgtttttcctgtAAGTCGCATCTTGTCagtcatcagaggagtcacacaggagagaaaccatttaaatgttctgaatgcagcaagtgttttcccTATAAGTCAGCGCTGGtcagtcatcagagaagtcacacaggagagaaaccatttaaatgttctgaatgcagcaagtgtttttccggtAAGTCAGCGCTGGTCAGTcatcagagcagtcacacaggagagaaaccatttaaatgttctgaatgcagcaagtgtttttcacaGAAGCCagcgcttgttatacatcagatgattcacacaggagagaaaccattgaaatgttctgaatgcagcaagtgtttttcctgtACGCCACATCTTATCAGTCATCAGAGGagacacacaggagagaaaccatttaaatgttctgaatgcagcaagtgttttcccCGCAAGTCAGCgcttgttgtacatcagaggaatcacacaggagagaaaccattgaaatgttctgaatgcagcaagtgtttttcccagaagtcacatCTTATCagtcatcagaggattcacacaggagagaaaccatttaaatgttctgaatgcagcaagtgtttttccgatAAGTCAGCgcttgttgtacatcagaggattcacacaggagagaaaccatttaaatgttctgaatgcagcaagtgtttttccgatAAGTCAAAGCTGGTCAGTCATCAGTggcgtcacacaggagagaaactatttaaatgttctgaatgcagcaagtgtttttcccataagccagggcttgttatacatcagaggagtcatacaggagagaagccatttcaGTGA